The following coding sequences lie in one Miscanthus floridulus cultivar M001 chromosome 9, ASM1932011v1, whole genome shotgun sequence genomic window:
- the LOC136484256 gene encoding G-type lectin S-receptor-like serine/threonine-protein kinase B120 isoform X1, giving the protein MALWSGVGQVANIAQLAGVDAYGLISMIVEAAKTVKRNHESCQLLARRARMIGDLLQQLEGTQLMHHMETRNPMEQLEETLRHAYVLITSCRDSSYLHSFCMGGKQADQLREVQNEITFYLQLFPLVSFVDNTRTWERLLSRACPLCTRESTDALCAARHVEHEDRLRSEALKATKIENLGRHPPLKPDKEQMEGQVMNMGGLVNLIGGAKGGELSCFSFSQILAATDNFSEKKLVGNGGFGYVYKGNLINGRNVAIKRFDACSCQGPDEFRTEINAIPNLRHKNIIDLLGYCVQGEENILVYEYMPNKCLASIIAGKFLLTQCLFHLFCSCSGSTYSNISATNALMVFVDETKRELLNWSKRLQIIKAIADGLAFLHGHSQMCIVHRDIKASNILLDHEMNAKITDFGLALMLTPNTTAEVVVMGTYGYADPKYVATGNISEKADVYGFGIVLFEIISGRLIRSYMKAEGTRKLPPPAYAHKYDRKKLHKLVDPLLCVNKHEWAQILECVRVAQLCVHHFAKHRPTMSEVVTMLAVAQRAHAK; this is encoded by the exons ATGGCACTCTGGAGTGGTGTGGGTCAGGTGGCAAACATTGCGCAGCTTGCTGGGGTCGATGCCTATGGGCTCATCTCCATGATCGTGGAGGCTGCAAAGACGGTTAAGAGGAACCATGAGAGCTGCCAGCTGCTGGCACGCCGTGCAAGGATGATTGGGgaccttctgcagcagctcgaaGGAACACAGCTGATGCACCACATGGAGACGAGGAACCCAATGGAGCAGCTGGAGGAGACGCTTCGGCACGCGTATGTTCTCATCACATCATGTCGCGACAGCAGCTACCTACACAGCTTCTGTATGGGAGGGAAGCAGGCTGATCAGCTTCGCGAGGTGCAGAACGAGATCACCTTCTACCTCCAACTTTTCCCCCTTGTCAGCTTTGTCGACAACACCCGTACTTGGGAGCGGCTTCTGAGCAGAGCTTGTCCTCTGTGCACAAGG GAAAGCACTGATGCGTTATGTGCAGCACGTCATGTGGAACATGAAGATAG GCTCAGATCAGAGGCCCTCAAGGCAACAAAAATCGAAAATCTAGGAAGACATCCTCCCCTAAAACCTGACAAAGAACAAATGGAAG GCCAAGTCATGAACATGGGAGGATTAGTAAATCTCATTGGTGGTGCAAAAGGCGGAGAGTTATCATGTTTCAGTTTCTCTCAGATTTTGGCTGCTACAGACAACTTTTCAGAGAAAAAACTGGTGGGAAATGGTGGATTTGGTTATGTTTACAAG GGCAATCTCATTAATGGTCGTAACGTTGCCATTAAAAGATTTGATGCATGTTCATGTCAAGGTCCAGATGAGTTCAGAACTGAGATTAATGCCATTCCAAATCTTCGACACAAGAACATaattgatctacttgggtattgtGTTCAAGGAGAAGAAAACATACTTGTCTATGAATATATGCCAAATAAATGCTTGGCATCTATCATTGCTGGCAAGTTTTTGTTGACTCAATGCCTCTTTCATCTTTTCTGTTCATGTTCAGGAAGTACTTACTCAAATATTTCTGCTACAAATGCATTGATGGTTTTTGTAGATGAAACAAAAAGGGAGTTGCTAAATTGGTCCAAACGTCTtcaaataataaaagcaatagcAGATGGTCTTGCTTTTCTACATGGGCATTCTCAGATGTGCATTGTCCACAGGGACATAAAAGCAAGCAACATCCTGCTGGACCATGAAATGAATGCTAAGATTACAGATTTTGGTCTGGCATTAATGTTGACTCCAAATACGACTGCAGAGGTTGTTGTTATGGGCACATA TGGCTATGCAGATCCTAAATATGTTGCTACTGGAAACATCTCGGAGAAGGCAGATGTATATGGCTTTGGTATAGTACTTTTTGAGATAATAAGTGGAAGGTTGATCCGGTCTTATATGAAGGCAGAGGGCACTCGAAAGCTACCACCCCCTGCTTAT GCGCACAAGTACGACCGAAAGAAGCTGCACAAGCTTGTTGATCCATTGTTGTGCGTGAACAAGCATGAATGGGCTCAGATTCTCGAATGTGTGAGGGTGGCACAGTTATGTGTTCACCATTTTGCCAAACATCGGCCTACCATGTCAGAAGTTGTCACCATGCTTGCCGTGGCGCAGAGGGCACATGCTAAATAA
- the LOC136484256 gene encoding cysteine-rich receptor-like protein kinase 25 isoform X2, with amino-acid sequence MALWSGVGQVANIAQLAGVDAYGLISMIVEAAKTVKRNHESCQLLARRARMIGDLLQQLEGTQLMHHMETRNPMEQLEETLRHAYVLITSCRDSSYLHSFCMGGKQADQLREVQNEITFYLQLFPLVSFVDNTRTWERLLSRACPLCTRESTDALCAARHVEHEDRLRSEALKATKIENLGRHPPLKPDKEQMEGQVMNMGGLVNLIGGAKGGELSCFSFSQILAATDNFSEKKLVGNGGFGYVYKGNLINGRNVAIKRFDACSCQGPDEFRTEINAIPNLRHKNIIDLLGYCVQGEENILVYEYMPNKCLASIIADETKRELLNWSKRLQIIKAIADGLAFLHGHSQMCIVHRDIKASNILLDHEMNAKITDFGLALMLTPNTTAEVVVMGTYGYADPKYVATGNISEKADVYGFGIVLFEIISGRLIRSYMKAEGTRKLPPPAYAHKYDRKKLHKLVDPLLCVNKHEWAQILECVRVAQLCVHHFAKHRPTMSEVVTMLAVAQRAHAK; translated from the exons ATGGCACTCTGGAGTGGTGTGGGTCAGGTGGCAAACATTGCGCAGCTTGCTGGGGTCGATGCCTATGGGCTCATCTCCATGATCGTGGAGGCTGCAAAGACGGTTAAGAGGAACCATGAGAGCTGCCAGCTGCTGGCACGCCGTGCAAGGATGATTGGGgaccttctgcagcagctcgaaGGAACACAGCTGATGCACCACATGGAGACGAGGAACCCAATGGAGCAGCTGGAGGAGACGCTTCGGCACGCGTATGTTCTCATCACATCATGTCGCGACAGCAGCTACCTACACAGCTTCTGTATGGGAGGGAAGCAGGCTGATCAGCTTCGCGAGGTGCAGAACGAGATCACCTTCTACCTCCAACTTTTCCCCCTTGTCAGCTTTGTCGACAACACCCGTACTTGGGAGCGGCTTCTGAGCAGAGCTTGTCCTCTGTGCACAAGG GAAAGCACTGATGCGTTATGTGCAGCACGTCATGTGGAACATGAAGATAG GCTCAGATCAGAGGCCCTCAAGGCAACAAAAATCGAAAATCTAGGAAGACATCCTCCCCTAAAACCTGACAAAGAACAAATGGAAG GCCAAGTCATGAACATGGGAGGATTAGTAAATCTCATTGGTGGTGCAAAAGGCGGAGAGTTATCATGTTTCAGTTTCTCTCAGATTTTGGCTGCTACAGACAACTTTTCAGAGAAAAAACTGGTGGGAAATGGTGGATTTGGTTATGTTTACAAG GGCAATCTCATTAATGGTCGTAACGTTGCCATTAAAAGATTTGATGCATGTTCATGTCAAGGTCCAGATGAGTTCAGAACTGAGATTAATGCCATTCCAAATCTTCGACACAAGAACATaattgatctacttgggtattgtGTTCAAGGAGAAGAAAACATACTTGTCTATGAATATATGCCAAATAAATGCTTGGCATCTATCATTGCTG ATGAAACAAAAAGGGAGTTGCTAAATTGGTCCAAACGTCTtcaaataataaaagcaatagcAGATGGTCTTGCTTTTCTACATGGGCATTCTCAGATGTGCATTGTCCACAGGGACATAAAAGCAAGCAACATCCTGCTGGACCATGAAATGAATGCTAAGATTACAGATTTTGGTCTGGCATTAATGTTGACTCCAAATACGACTGCAGAGGTTGTTGTTATGGGCACATA TGGCTATGCAGATCCTAAATATGTTGCTACTGGAAACATCTCGGAGAAGGCAGATGTATATGGCTTTGGTATAGTACTTTTTGAGATAATAAGTGGAAGGTTGATCCGGTCTTATATGAAGGCAGAGGGCACTCGAAAGCTACCACCCCCTGCTTAT GCGCACAAGTACGACCGAAAGAAGCTGCACAAGCTTGTTGATCCATTGTTGTGCGTGAACAAGCATGAATGGGCTCAGATTCTCGAATGTGTGAGGGTGGCACAGTTATGTGTTCACCATTTTGCCAAACATCGGCCTACCATGTCAGAAGTTGTCACCATGCTTGCCGTGGCGCAGAGGGCACATGCTAAATAA
- the LOC136484256 gene encoding uncharacterized protein isoform X3, whose protein sequence is MALWSGVGQVANIAQLAGVDAYGLISMIVEAAKTVKRNHESCQLLARRARMIGDLLQQLEGTQLMHHMETRNPMEQLEETLRHAYVLITSCRDSSYLHSFCMGGKQADQLREVQNEITFYLQLFPLVSFVDNTRTWERLLSRACPLCTRESTDALCAARHVEHEDRLRSEALKATKIENLGRHPPLKPDKEQMEGQVMNMGGLVNLIGGAKGGELSCFSFSQILAATDNFSEKKLVGNGGFGYVYKGNLINGRNVAIKRFDACSCQGPDEFRTEINAIPNLRHKNIIDLLGYCVQGEENILVYEYMPNKCLASIIAGKFLLTQCLFHLFCSCSGSTYSNISATNALMVFVDETKRELLNWSKRLQIIKAIADGLAFLHGHSQMCIVHRDIKASNILLDHEMNAKITDFGLALMLTPNTTAEWLCRS, encoded by the exons ATGGCACTCTGGAGTGGTGTGGGTCAGGTGGCAAACATTGCGCAGCTTGCTGGGGTCGATGCCTATGGGCTCATCTCCATGATCGTGGAGGCTGCAAAGACGGTTAAGAGGAACCATGAGAGCTGCCAGCTGCTGGCACGCCGTGCAAGGATGATTGGGgaccttctgcagcagctcgaaGGAACACAGCTGATGCACCACATGGAGACGAGGAACCCAATGGAGCAGCTGGAGGAGACGCTTCGGCACGCGTATGTTCTCATCACATCATGTCGCGACAGCAGCTACCTACACAGCTTCTGTATGGGAGGGAAGCAGGCTGATCAGCTTCGCGAGGTGCAGAACGAGATCACCTTCTACCTCCAACTTTTCCCCCTTGTCAGCTTTGTCGACAACACCCGTACTTGGGAGCGGCTTCTGAGCAGAGCTTGTCCTCTGTGCACAAGG GAAAGCACTGATGCGTTATGTGCAGCACGTCATGTGGAACATGAAGATAG GCTCAGATCAGAGGCCCTCAAGGCAACAAAAATCGAAAATCTAGGAAGACATCCTCCCCTAAAACCTGACAAAGAACAAATGGAAG GCCAAGTCATGAACATGGGAGGATTAGTAAATCTCATTGGTGGTGCAAAAGGCGGAGAGTTATCATGTTTCAGTTTCTCTCAGATTTTGGCTGCTACAGACAACTTTTCAGAGAAAAAACTGGTGGGAAATGGTGGATTTGGTTATGTTTACAAG GGCAATCTCATTAATGGTCGTAACGTTGCCATTAAAAGATTTGATGCATGTTCATGTCAAGGTCCAGATGAGTTCAGAACTGAGATTAATGCCATTCCAAATCTTCGACACAAGAACATaattgatctacttgggtattgtGTTCAAGGAGAAGAAAACATACTTGTCTATGAATATATGCCAAATAAATGCTTGGCATCTATCATTGCTGGCAAGTTTTTGTTGACTCAATGCCTCTTTCATCTTTTCTGTTCATGTTCAGGAAGTACTTACTCAAATATTTCTGCTACAAATGCATTGATGGTTTTTGTAGATGAAACAAAAAGGGAGTTGCTAAATTGGTCCAAACGTCTtcaaataataaaagcaatagcAGATGGTCTTGCTTTTCTACATGGGCATTCTCAGATGTGCATTGTCCACAGGGACATAAAAGCAAGCAACATCCTGCTGGACCATGAAATGAATGCTAAGATTACAGATTTTGGTCTGGCATTAATGTTGACTCCAAATACGACTGCAGAG TGGCTATGCAGATCCTAA